Part of the Niallia alba genome is shown below.
AAAAATATTCTTTTTATAAATTAGACCACTAGTGTTGCATAAATATTGTCGCAATTTTCAGTCTGATTATCCTCCTTGTTTAGAGCCAAAAAGGTAAATACCTATTCAAAGGTGGCTCCATCCATTTGGTTTTTTTTTACAATTAGACTTGTGCGACAACAACAATTTGCTTATTAAGGGATGGCTTTCCCTTCAATCTTTCGAAGCCAGATATGGGCTGGTTTCCACAATGCAGCCCTTAAATAACGGCTAATTTGTAAGGTTTTTCGCTTACTTCTTGTTTCAAGTTGTACGAGAACATGTAGGCAAAAAACAATCAGTGCGATAAACACTTGGTTTTGAATCGCCCATTCACTTTGACCGTAGAACTTTTTGATGCTGAGATGCTGTTTGATCCATTTAAAGAACAACTCAATTGCCCACCGTGATTTGTACATCTCTGAAATTTCTTCGGCACTCAAATCAAAACGATTGGTAATTAAATGCAGTTCATTTCCTTTTGAATCCATCACTTTTAGAAGACGAAAGTAATTTTCAGCACGGTTTTGAGTCGTACCAATCAACACCATTTGATCTGACAAAACAGCTGAATTCTCGGGTAGTTTAAAATTATAAACTTCCCGTATGACTGCGTTTTTCCGTAGCCTTGAAAGAAAAAAGTAACCATCATCTGTCATTCGGTCAAAGCGCTCGTAATCTAGGTAGCCACGGTCAAACACATACATGCATTCTTTATCATCAACCATGATTTCAAGCTGACCACGATCATGTTCTTTTGCCGTTGTTAAAACAGCCTTTTCAGGATAGGAACTCCCTTTTTCCATAAACACAAGTCTCAAATGCAACTTGACACCCGCTTTTGTTTTGCGGAACTTTGCCCATTTATGATTGGTCAAATTAAGTGGCAATGTGCTTGAATCAATGATTTTTAACGGCATAATAAGCTTTGTATAATGTGTTTTTGCATGAATTTGTGCGACTAAATCAAGGAAAAGCCTTTGAAATAAATCTGGATTTATACCGTTTAATCGGCGTGAGAGCTGAGAAATACTGATTGAATCAAGATCAATGCCTTTTTGTAGTTGGTCGTCGAAAAGACAATCGCTTAGCTCATGCAAACTTTCGACTTCTTGTAGCTGTGCAAAAAGGAGTAATTTTAGAAATGAGTCTGTTTTTAGTTTTTTCGTATAGTAATCTAATTTCAACGTTTTCACGGTTTCTTCAAAAAGTTGAAGATTTATTGGTGAAAACCATTGTCCAAATGAAGTTTTTCGTGTAATCTTGTCCATGTGTTGGTCCTTTTTTAGTGGATTTGGACGGGTTACCACCTGACTTATCCATTATAAAGGACTTTTTCTTTGCACAAAATAATAAAATTGAACATTTTGAGTATTTTTAATAATGAAAATAAATTAATGCAACACTAGTGAAATTAGACATGTTTATGAAAGCTGAAACATATAGATTTACTATAAAAAAAGGGAGGCACTATTAATGAATAAAATCCAATACCTAGTCGAAGATATAAAAGTAGATTTAAACGAAGAAGACAGTCAAATTCTTGCTATTTTTCATTCCCTTTTAAAGAAATTATTTTCTCTTCTGATAATTAGTAGTGTTCCAATGTTTATTTATCTCTTATTCTAGATTTTTGTGTTATTGTCTTTATCCGTTTTTTTGCTTACTTGTTTCAATTTTCGGAGGGTTAACTTCATTACTTGTTCATACTCTGGATCTTTAAATAAAGAATATAAAATACTGTAATCATTATAGATATCTAACAATCCGTCAATTAGCTCTTTCTTTTCCTTCGTTCTTTCTAACAATTCCTTTTCAGTCTTGTGGAAAGAACTATTTGTTTTTTTTAAGTCGATAGACTTTTGTTTTTTATCCATTATATATAATAAACCTAATTTTTGTATAAATGAATCCGCACTATCCGCATCTGCCACCAAGGTTAATTCATCTTCCGCTGCCTCTAGCCATTCTCCATCACTAACTCTAGAAAGCTCGTAAATTACATCTTCCCATGCATCTGTTTTATATCTCCAAATTTCTGTTCGGAATCCCATAATCTTAAAAAGATTGGATCCATATCCTTTCACTTTTACTAAATCGCCAATAAAGAAGCGATATTCGATATCTATTTTCTCTGAATCCATTATTTCACCATCATACTCAGAAAGCATTTGTAAACTGGATTCTAAATATAACCCTTCACTTTTATTCACTTCATATACATGCATATTATCTAAATACTTCACATCTGTAATTTTGCCAACTGTTCCATAAATAGTGATAACTACTGTATCACCAATTTTAAATTTAGGTTTTTTACGATTCGCCATAATTACTAATCCTCTCTAAACAAGATTGGGTGGCATTGCCAACTTATGCGGTTTTCCCCCCACACCTTGAATAGAACATTTGATCAATGAAGATGGGGGATCTTAAAGGAATATAAACCTATCTTCAGTTACCATTTAATTTTCATCCTTTTTGTTCATTAGACTTTCACATTCATTTGTTACTACCATCATATGCAATACTCTAATATTCGCTCATAATAAATTCCTTTCTTCCTGAATCAAACGATTTAAAGACACTTCAAACTGTTTATTCATTATATGTCTATCTATACATAGGAAGAATACATTTGTGCTTATAAGTACAAGCAATAGCTCTTCCTTTTTTTCTTTCCAATTACAGGACCTTTAGATAAATTCGGCAGCAGTTTAAAAACATCTCCATTTGCATAAAAAAACATCCAAACAATTTCTTGCTGGATGTCATCAATAACTATAATTTTTCTTTTCTTCTTGAAATAGATATTGTTCCCAAGCCTCATCAAAAACACGCATACTTTGCAAATAGTGACCATTTAATTCTAAATATTCACTGATCTCATCATAGTCAAAACTATTCTTTGGAAAATCATGATCAAGATAAGCTTCATTTGCAAATTCACTAATTTGATCATTTGGTTCAGGATGTCGAAACTTCATTAAAAAATGATAAAAGGATTTAGTCATGCTCTCACCTTCCTTGATCAATTGATATAACGTATACTATACATAAATGAAAATAATGGTGCAAGTGATTTACCTAATTTGAAACAAGCACATATTGATCAGGATATCTTATTGTCTATCAATCACTGTCTTCTGTTATTAAACACCAGTAAATTACTGCTTACCTTGTCCTTTAAAAGGGTAATTTAATCGTAATAGTACTGTGTTTTCTTTAAAAAGGAGGAAAAATTAAAAAGCAATATGAAAAAGGGATTAAAATACATTATTTACTCGCTTATTTTTATCGTTATTATAAGTATGTTTTATTTATTAATTGATTCGAAACAACCGGAAAGAAATGTCTATAAAAAAATTGCTGATGGAAAACAGGTCAACTATTTAATTGTCGGTGATAGTATAGGTCGTAGCTCAGGAGCTAGCAATAACCATAGAAAATGGTTTCAACTTGTAGAGAGAAGTTTAACAAAAAAATACGGAGGATCTTTTAAAAGACATTTAGTTGTACAAAGTGGCGCTACAGCATTTGAAGGCTTATATAAATTGAAAAATAGCTTATCTAAAGATGTTGATTTAGTATTCATTGTGTTTGGAGAAAATGATCGAAAATATATGGACGATAAGCAATTTTACTTCTTTTATCAATCTTTATTAGAAGAAATCGTCATCCGTCATCCGCATGCAGAATTAGTGACAATTACGGAAAGTAGTCTAGATAACGAGGATTTTGTTCACATAATTAAACAATTATCAAAAGAATTTTATGCTACCAATATCGATATGAGAATTCCTTTTCGAAACTCTGGTCTATCCACTGAACGTTTAACAAATGATCTGGTACATCCAAATGATTATGGTTACTATTTATATGCACAAGCAGTTGTTGATACAATGAACAAAGCAATTCGGGAGAAAAAAACCGTTCTCACTTCCACTATTCCAGTTAAAGAAGTATCTAGTCTAGAAATGAATACTCTTCATCCATTTCATTCAATTGATCCTTCTTTTAAAAACGAAGCAGGCTTTTATACATCGAATAAAATTGGCGCTGATATTGAATATCATTTTTCCGGATCTTTTTTAGGAGTGAACGTAATTAGAAGTGAAAAAGGTGGCATGATAGATGTTTTTGTAGATGATAACTATGTGACAACTATATCCACATGGTGGCCGTTTAAGAAAGAAAGATCCTTATATGTCACGAGTGGATTAACCGATCGGAATCATACAGTTACCTTTCAATTATCTGCAAATAAATCAAGGTATAACATAACAGATCAACAACTAGTTCAAATTTCTTCTATTATTACTAATTAACATGATCTTTTGAGAAAAAGCATTTTCAACCAAATAACCCCAAACAATTATACGTACATGCTAAGAAAAGTTCGTATAATTGTTTGGGGTTTTATTCATTTTAAAAGGAAGGTTTGTGGTGATCACCCGCAGACGGAATACACTTCGCTTTCCATGGGGCGAGCGCCAAGCCTCTCGCTTCTTAAGTTCCAGCGCGGGGTCTGCCTCTCCTTCTATTTAAACAATCGCAAGTACTTTCCGTAACCTTTTTCTTCAAGCTCTTCTTTGGGGATAAATTTCATCGCAGCTGAATTCATACAGTAACGTAAACCAGTTGGATTTGGTCCATCATTGAACACATGACCTAAATGGGAATCCGCTTCTTTACTTCTCACTTCGGTACGAATCATGCCATGACTTGTATCCTTCTTTTCTATTAATTCCTCTTCATCGATTGGTTTTGTAAAGCTTGGCCAACCGCAACCCGCATCATATTTATCTAGAGAACTAAACAACGGTTTTCCAGAAACAACATCTACATAAATACCTTCTGAAAACTCATCCCAGTAGTCATTACGAAATGGTGGTTCAGTTCCATTATTTTGAGTTACTTCATATTGGATTGGTGTTAAATTTTCTTTTAATTTATTTTTTTCCATTAATTCTCTCTCCAATTCGATTGAATATATGATGCACGACCTGAACCAATATGATAACGATTATAATGTTCAGGATTTTTTTTATAATAATCCTGATGATACTCTTCAGCAGGATAAAATGTTGAAGCTGGAAGTATTTTTGTTGCTATCGGTTTGTTAAATTTTCCGCTTGCTTCTAATTGCTGCTTCGATGCTTCAGCTAAGTTCTTCTGCTCTTCAGTGTGATAAAAAATTACTGTTTGATAAGATTGTCCACGGTCATAGAATTGACCACCAGGATCAGTTGGATCAATTTGTTGCCAATAGATATTAAGAAGTTTTTCATAAGAGTACACACTCGGATCATACGTAATTTGAACCGCCTCATAATGTCCTGTCGTCTCTGAACAAACTTCTTTATATGTTGGATTTTCTTTATGACCACCTGTATATCCTGAAATAACTTTCATGATTCCAGGCTCTTGATCAAAAGGCTTAACCATACACCAGAAACAGCCACCTGCAAATGTTGCTAATTCCGTATTCTTTTCCACTTAAACAGCCCCTTTTAAAAACATTCTCCTCTTTTTATTCCCTTATATGTTTGATTTCACACTATTAGCTTAATGTTTAATGTAGAAATATGCAAAAAATAAAGCCTTTATTGATTAAATAATTAATTATCCCTTGCTTTTTATAAAGTGAAACTTCCATCAGTGGGGGTTTTCCTTCCTCCCCCACTGATGGTTAGTTGAACCATTCAGACCTTTACGGACAGTTGATCTCCCACCTATCTTCCTCGTATTCTCCTAAGCTTGAGGCGGAAGTCTTACTGGCCGTTAAGAGTGGGATAAAACAAGGATTCATCCATTTTCATAGATGACACAGATCATCTCTTCCTAAATTGCTTTGTCGTGCATTTCCATTTCTTCTTCTCATCAGACTTTGCCTTTTTATCTTGACGTCTTTCTAAAAAAGCTAATTCCCTTAATAATTTTTTATAGCTTTGCAGTCTTTCTTCTTCCAATTCTCCCTCTTCAATAGCAAGTTTCACAGCACACCCCATTTCTTTTTCATGCTGACAATCTCTAAATTTACAACTTGCTGCAAGCTCTTCTATTTCTGAAAAACTGTTAGAAATCCCGTCTTCACTATTCCATAATTGAAGCTCTCTCATCCCTGGAGTATCGATTAAAATCGCATTATTTGGTAATAACACCATTTCCCGGTTAGTCGTAGTATGCCTACCTTTTGCATCTGTATCTCTAATTTCTTGTACTTCCTGTTTTTCATAACCACACAAATAATTCGTTAATGTCGACTTCCCCACACCAGATGATCCTAATAAAGCAACTGTCTTTCCAGGATGAAGATATGTTTTCAACTGATTCAATCCGATATTATTTACAACACTTATCGTTATTACAGGTATCCCCAAAGCGACTGATTCAACTACCCTTAATTTTTCGCTTAAATCTGCTGTTAGGTCGGCTTTCGTTAACACAATAACCGGACTCGCACCACTTTCCCATGTTAAGGTTACATATCTCTCTAATCTTCTTATATTTAAATCTTCATTTAAAGAATTGACCAAAAAAATCATATCTATATTTGCTGCTACTATTTGTTCTTCTGTATTGTTCCCTGCTACTTTTCTCGAAAATTTGCTTTTTCGCGGCAAAATATTAGTAATCGTTCCTTTTGCTTCGGCACTTCTTGGGGTAAGAATAACCCAATCTCCTACAGCAGGGTATCCCTCTCTTGATTGTGCACCGTAAGCTAATTTTCCGGAAACCTCACATAACAGCTCTCCGTAAACAGTCCACACACGATACATTCTTTTATGTTCTAAAGAAATTCTACCAATTATTTGATTTACCTTTGCTATCTTTTCATATGCTTCTTTTACATTATCATTAAAACCGATATGCGTTAATTCCATGTATTGACCTCCAAATATTTGCAAAATAAAAAACCATGATGCATACAGCCCATGGTTTTCTTACAAACAATTAAAAGTTTTAACAAGAGAACGCATATTAACCACATAAAATGCGGCCAAGAATAAAATACGTACTATTGTGATAACCGTTTGGGCTGTATGCTATATAAAATACTCGACTTAAAAAATGTATTTTTGCTCATAAAACATCAGCCCCTTTCATTTAATAACTTTATTATATAAATTTTCCAACAAATTGTAAAGTAAATTTCCCCCTCTGACATTAGGCACTTTCCCTAATCTTTTGGCATATTCTATTTTCAGAAGGCTCTTTCTAAAAAGTCAACTTACAGGATTTACTTTTAAATCGCTTAGAAAACAGCATTAAAGATAACGAATAGGAGGAATTTCTATGCCACAAAATCACTATCACTCGATACATGAAGCTGGTATGTATAATGTATTAAGTGATTATTATAAATATACGAATCCAGAATTACATGTTTATTATTATCATAAACACCTTCTAAGCTTGAAACATGCTTTTAGCCATGAGGAGAAATCTGCTATTGTCGCTGATGTTGATCGGCAGAAAGAATATGGGAAAATCAGAATATTACATGGTTCGCAAAACTTGGCAATTGTTGATATCTATATTAACGGTATGCGTATGTTTAAAGAGGTGTCCTTTAAAACAATGAGCAATGATTTAACATTGCCGGCAGGAAAATACCAAATTGATATTTATGAAACTGGAAAAATGATTGATGCCTTATGCAGTCAGAAAATTAGTGTGGAGAGCAACATATATCATACTTTCGCTTTTTCTGGCTCTGAGAAGAAAATAAAGATCCATTCTTTTCCCGAATATACAGTTGTCCCACCTAACGAAACAAAATTACGATTTATTCAACTGGCAGAAAACTTGCCAACAATTGATATCGCTGTTCAAAAAGGCGATACCGTCTTTCCTTCCATCCTTTATAAAGGAGCTAGCTCTTATTTAGGTTTGTATCCAATGACCGTTAACTTAGAGGCAAGAAATGCAGAAACAAAAGAAGTAATAATCGCATTTCCACCAATACGGTTAGAAGCTGATAAAACATACAGTGCAATTATTGTGGAAGGACACGAAGACAAACGATGTGAATTACTGTTATTTTCCTGTTAAAAAAAAAGGCTATTCCATCACGCTTCTGCAAAAACAATCTAGCATGCTTAATCGTTTTGTTTTCACATGAGACTTTAAATGGAATAGCCCTTAGTATTATGCTTATTCAGTTGGCAGTAACAAGTTAAATTGAATAATATTTTGTTCTAAATCAAATGTTATCGCTTCTATAAGCATTCCATTTTTCAGGTCCATTTTTGTTAAATGAACATATATTTCTTCATCCTCTGGGTTTATATCAACCCATTCTGGGAAGTTATATTGATTAGCGATAAAATTCATAACATAAGAAACTGGCAGTGGCAGCTGACCAATACTGATTTCTTTTTGCTTTAATAATAAATCTCCGTTTTCTAATGCAATGGGTTCAAAGGACAACTTCATTTGAATATCTGTATTAAATATTGGCAAGGTACCGTATAACTCTACTTGATCCGCTATATTAATTTCATAATGAATGGGTCCATTAAGTCCTTCTTTTTCTAAATAATGATTAATTAACTTAGTTAAGTCCTCACGATTTGTCGTAACAGCAAAAGGTACTTCTTCCCGTTCTTTTTTCTTGATGATTGGTGACTTCTCGACAGGTTTAAATATCAGAATAGCTAAAAAGATAATACAAACTACGAGAACACCTACTAATGTTAAAAATGCTACTTTCCACTTATTGTTAAACAACCTTTTCTCCTCAATTCTCTGTTTGCAAATTCTCTAGTATTTCAGCTAACGGTGCTGTTAACATCTTATTATATATAGCCTCTGCAATAAGCTGATACCCTTGGTCATTAGGATGAAAATAATCTTCATACAGCAAATCTGAAGTTGGATTCTCAAAAATATTTTCAATGCTAACAAAATAAGTATGCTCATATTGTGCTAATACTTTTTCGCTCGTACGATTCCAATCTGCAACAATTTGATTCATTTCTTTTATATCAGAAAACATCTTTATAAATGGGTTATAAAC
Proteins encoded:
- a CDS encoding IS4 family transposase, whose product is MDKITRKTSFGQWFSPINLQLFEETVKTLKLDYYTKKLKTDSFLKLLLFAQLQEVESLHELSDCLFDDQLQKGIDLDSISISQLSRRLNGINPDLFQRLFLDLVAQIHAKTHYTKLIMPLKIIDSSTLPLNLTNHKWAKFRKTKAGVKLHLRLVFMEKGSSYPEKAVLTTAKEHDRGQLEIMVDDKECMYVFDRGYLDYERFDRMTDDGYFFLSRLRKNAVIREVYNFKLPENSAVLSDQMVLIGTTQNRAENYFRLLKVMDSKGNELHLITNRFDLSAEEISEMYKSRWAIELFFKWIKQHLSIKKFYGQSEWAIQNQVFIALIVFCLHVLVQLETRSKRKTLQISRYLRAALWKPAHIWLRKIEGKAIP
- a CDS encoding YozE family protein; the encoded protein is MTKSFYHFLMKFRHPEPNDQISEFANEAYLDHDFPKNSFDYDEISEYLELNGHYLQSMRVFDEAWEQYLFQEEKKNYSY
- a CDS encoding SGNH/GDSL hydrolase family protein, coding for MKKGLKYIIYSLIFIVIISMFYLLIDSKQPERNVYKKIADGKQVNYLIVGDSIGRSSGASNNHRKWFQLVERSLTKKYGGSFKRHLVVQSGATAFEGLYKLKNSLSKDVDLVFIVFGENDRKYMDDKQFYFFYQSLLEEIVIRHPHAELVTITESSLDNEDFVHIIKQLSKEFYATNIDMRIPFRNSGLSTERLTNDLVHPNDYGYYLYAQAVVDTMNKAIREKKTVLTSTIPVKEVSSLEMNTLHPFHSIDPSFKNEAGFYTSNKIGADIEYHFSGSFLGVNVIRSEKGGMIDVFVDDNYVTTISTWWPFKKERSLYVTSGLTDRNHTVTFQLSANKSRYNITDQQLVQISSIITN
- the msrB gene encoding peptide-methionine (R)-S-oxide reductase MsrB — protein: MEKNKLKENLTPIQYEVTQNNGTEPPFRNDYWDEFSEGIYVDVVSGKPLFSSLDKYDAGCGWPSFTKPIDEEELIEKKDTSHGMIRTEVRSKEADSHLGHVFNDGPNPTGLRYCMNSAAMKFIPKEELEEKGYGKYLRLFK
- the msrA gene encoding peptide-methionine (S)-S-oxide reductase MsrA codes for the protein MEKNTELATFAGGCFWCMVKPFDQEPGIMKVISGYTGGHKENPTYKEVCSETTGHYEAVQITYDPSVYSYEKLLNIYWQQIDPTDPGGQFYDRGQSYQTVIFYHTEEQKNLAEASKQQLEASGKFNKPIATKILPASTFYPAEEYHQDYYKKNPEHYNRYHIGSGRASYIQSNWREN
- the rsgA gene encoding ribosome small subunit-dependent GTPase A; translated protein: MELTHIGFNDNVKEAYEKIAKVNQIIGRISLEHKRMYRVWTVYGELLCEVSGKLAYGAQSREGYPAVGDWVILTPRSAEAKGTITNILPRKSKFSRKVAGNNTEEQIVAANIDMIFLVNSLNEDLNIRRLERYVTLTWESGASPVIVLTKADLTADLSEKLRVVESVALGIPVITISVVNNIGLNQLKTYLHPGKTVALLGSSGVGKSTLTNYLCGYEKQEVQEIRDTDAKGRHTTTNREMVLLPNNAILIDTPGMRELQLWNSEDGISNSFSEIEELAASCKFRDCQHEKEMGCAVKLAIEEGELEEERLQSYKKLLRELAFLERRQDKKAKSDEKKKWKCTTKQFRKR
- a CDS encoding DUF4397 domain-containing protein, whose translation is MPQNHYHSIHEAGMYNVLSDYYKYTNPELHVYYYHKHLLSLKHAFSHEEKSAIVADVDRQKEYGKIRILHGSQNLAIVDIYINGMRMFKEVSFKTMSNDLTLPAGKYQIDIYETGKMIDALCSQKISVESNIYHTFAFSGSEKKIKIHSFPEYTVVPPNETKLRFIQLAENLPTIDIAVQKGDTVFPSILYKGASSYLGLYPMTVNLEARNAETKEVIIAFPPIRLEADKTYSAIIVEGHEDKRCELLLFSC
- a CDS encoding YpmS family protein — translated: MFNNKWKVAFLTLVGVLVVCIIFLAILIFKPVEKSPIIKKKEREEVPFAVTTNREDLTKLINHYLEKEGLNGPIHYEINIADQVELYGTLPIFNTDIQMKLSFEPIALENGDLLLKQKEISIGQLPLPVSYVMNFIANQYNFPEWVDINPEDEEIYVHLTKMDLKNGMLIEAITFDLEQNIIQFNLLLPTE